One window of the Chryseotalea sp. WA131a genome contains the following:
- a CDS encoding CPBP family intramembrane metalloprotease, translating into MRIYKFWRAAIILSLMFGIVHVLNGFITGLFLESFVQAILATFSGFIFLAIRVRTKSIVLAIAIHWLWDFSVFMSATNPHEGSKIIASLVSIILAISPLVFGILGIAQLRDKKVVEGFLAEQPESIS; encoded by the coding sequence GTGAGGATTTATAAATTTTGGAGAGCCGCCATTATTCTTTCATTGATGTTTGGAATCGTTCATGTCTTGAATGGCTTCATTACCGGATTATTTTTAGAATCGTTTGTGCAAGCCATTCTGGCAACTTTCTCTGGATTTATTTTTCTAGCCATTCGGGTGAGGACTAAAAGTATTGTTTTAGCAATTGCTATTCATTGGCTCTGGGATTTCTCAGTCTTTATGTCCGCGACAAATCCTCATGAGGGAAGCAAAATTATTGCGAGTCTGGTAAGTATTATCCTAGCAATAAGTCCCTTGGTTTTCGGTATTTTAGGGATTGCCCAACTAAGAGACAAAAAGGTGGTCGAGGGTTTTTTGGCCGAACAGCCTGAGTCAATTTCCTAG
- a CDS encoding AI-2E family transporter, with product MENSLQKYTTFLLFVTLLITGLIVGEQLMVPFAWSFLFAFVMHPLCDFLERKKFSRASAAVFSTLVFCVVGGAIFFFLVYEAVNIIKEEATLYEKVKIGIDQLTSSVERTFGLSIQALGIAPSGTSNMGGIIGWIAKQIDKLSKNLVTLTLIPMYLFFILNYRALITRFTLQKFSGERLEQAQSFLLKAQRSIKNYLSGTLLLTGICALMSFIILLLFGVRYAFFFGVFIAVLNLIPYIGNLIAFIVILLFMWITKDSGWVVLFAGISLYASNLVQENFLRPKLVGDKMEMNAMMVFTAVIVGGMVWGFSGMVLFIPMVGILQALVNSHPDWKGYAILFEEPNKSED from the coding sequence ATGGAAAATAGCCTACAAAAATACACTACCTTTCTTTTGTTTGTGACTTTACTGATCACAGGCCTGATCGTGGGTGAGCAACTAATGGTTCCTTTTGCGTGGTCTTTTTTGTTTGCATTTGTGATGCATCCCTTGTGCGATTTTTTAGAGCGTAAAAAGTTTTCACGTGCTAGTGCCGCGGTGTTTTCAACGCTGGTTTTTTGTGTGGTGGGCGGTGCCATCTTTTTTTTTCTCGTGTATGAGGCGGTGAATATCATTAAAGAAGAGGCTACACTCTACGAGAAAGTGAAGATCGGGATCGATCAACTGACCAGCTCAGTGGAACGAACCTTCGGACTTTCCATTCAGGCTTTGGGCATTGCCCCTTCTGGCACATCAAATATGGGTGGCATTATTGGATGGATAGCGAAACAGATCGACAAATTGAGCAAGAATCTGGTTACGCTTACACTAATACCCATGTATTTATTTTTTATACTCAACTATCGGGCATTAATAACGCGTTTTACGTTGCAGAAATTCTCTGGCGAGCGATTGGAGCAGGCGCAGAGCTTTTTATTGAAGGCCCAACGCTCCATCAAAAATTATTTGTCCGGTACGTTATTGCTCACGGGTATTTGCGCACTGATGAGTTTTATTATCCTACTTCTTTTTGGCGTACGGTATGCTTTCTTTTTTGGTGTTTTCATTGCCGTACTTAACCTGATCCCCTACATCGGCAACCTGATCGCATTTATCGTGATCTTGTTGTTCATGTGGATCACCAAAGACTCCGGCTGGGTAGTGCTTTTTGCAGGCATTTCGCTCTATGCATCCAATCTGGTGCAGGAGAATTTTTTGCGCCCAAAATTGGTTGGCGACAAAATGGAGATGAATGCGATGATGGTATTCACCGCAGTAATAGTGGGAGGTATGGTATGGGGGTTCTCGGGGATGGTGTTGTTTATTCCAATGGTTGGCATTTTGCAAGCGCTTGTAAATAGCCATCCCGATTGGAAAGGATATGCGATTCTTTTTGAAGAACCAAACAAAAGTGAAGACTAA
- a CDS encoding NAD(P)-dependent oxidoreductase: MNLSKDTKIGVIGLGSMGQPIADNIIKAGFQVVVSSRTKKTLDYFKNKAIIADSPIDVIEQADIILFVLPTNKEIEEIVSAANKRLKNKTLLNLSTISPKSSVELNKIIKKFRGEYVECLISGSRKPAIDGTLLLLTAGSTKKLDSFSDLFNSFSRKTVHCGKIPNASKMKLANNLLLITMFNGLMETVNFARQIGLKEKEYLEMIDSGPMSNAVFKSKYQKILDNDYSAQAPLRLVYKDTRLICDLANEYGISLPLFTNHRKLLKKGFDSGLGDLDIISIVKELKNR; this comes from the coding sequence ATGAATTTGAGCAAAGACACGAAGATTGGAGTTATTGGGCTTGGCTCAATGGGCCAACCAATAGCGGACAACATAATTAAAGCTGGTTTTCAAGTAGTTGTTTCAAGTAGAACTAAGAAAACACTTGACTACTTTAAAAACAAAGCAATCATTGCAGACTCACCGATAGACGTAATAGAGCAGGCCGACATTATACTTTTTGTCCTGCCAACAAATAAAGAAATAGAAGAGATTGTTTCAGCGGCAAACAAACGACTTAAAAATAAGACGCTACTTAATCTAAGTACCATTTCGCCAAAGAGTTCGGTTGAACTGAACAAGATTATAAAGAAGTTTAGAGGTGAATATGTTGAATGTCTTATTTCTGGTTCAAGGAAACCAGCGATAGACGGAACGCTACTATTACTTACAGCAGGTTCAACTAAAAAGCTAGACTCATTCAGTGATCTTTTTAATTCGTTTAGCAGAAAGACAGTTCATTGTGGGAAAATTCCCAATGCATCAAAAATGAAGCTGGCCAACAATTTACTGTTAATAACAATGTTTAACGGACTGATGGAAACAGTAAATTTTGCCAGACAAATCGGACTTAAGGAAAAGGAATACCTAGAGATGATTGACTCAGGCCCCATGTCTAACGCTGTATTCAAATCTAAATACCAAAAAATACTGGACAACGACTACAGCGCACAAGCCCCACTCCGACTTGTGTACAAGGACACTCGTTTGATCTGTGACTTGGCAAACGAATATGGAATTTCATTACCTCTTTTTACCAATCATAGAAAACTTTTAAAGAAAGGATTTGACAGTGGACTAGGCGACCTTGACATTATCTCGATAGTAAAGGAATTGAAAAATAGATAA
- a CDS encoding histidine phosphatase family protein: MKNLYLIRHAKSSWDDPNLDDFDRPLNERGEKDAPRMGRRLKEKKITPDIVVSSPAMRALETCKIICDVLGFDKKKIIEHQSLYHASEEEILKAVRSLKDRRGDNEENVLLFGHNPGLTDFANRLLNEHIVNIPTAGIVAAQLKIDKWSKTDWGCGKLLFFDFPKNKRE, translated from the coding sequence ATGAAAAACCTCTATCTAATTCGGCACGCCAAAAGCAGTTGGGATGACCCCAACCTGGATGATTTTGATAGACCCTTGAATGAGCGAGGTGAAAAAGACGCACCCCGAATGGGGAGACGATTAAAAGAAAAAAAGATTACGCCAGATATTGTCGTGTCGAGCCCTGCTATGAGGGCACTTGAAACTTGCAAAATAATTTGTGACGTTCTGGGTTTTGATAAGAAGAAAATCATCGAACACCAATCGCTCTATCACGCCAGCGAAGAAGAAATTCTAAAGGCAGTTCGTAGTTTAAAAGATAGAAGGGGCGATAACGAAGAAAATGTGTTGTTATTTGGCCACAACCCAGGCCTTACTGATTTTGCAAATCGCTTACTGAACGAACACATTGTAAACATTCCTACGGCCGGAATAGTTGCCGCCCAATTGAAAATAGATAAATGGAGCAAAACGGATTGGGGCTGTGGCAAACTTTTGTTTTTTGATTTTCCGAAGAATAAAAGAGAATGA
- a CDS encoding PA2169 family four-helix-bundle protein, whose protein sequence is MQNEKSIAVLNTLIEINNDRIEGYRTAFRQTNEEDLRSLFSRLGRTSQKCKAELVQEVNRLGGTPIQGTRNTGKVFRLWMDLKLTLTGKDRNAILDSCEYGEDVATNIYNTAIIERTNVLTIIQKKMIGDQCRMITSDHDKIKQERDTVLLDK, encoded by the coding sequence ATGCAAAATGAAAAATCCATTGCGGTGTTGAATACACTGATTGAAATTAATAACGATAGAATTGAGGGATACAGAACAGCTTTTAGACAAACAAACGAAGAAGACTTACGATCTCTTTTTTCTAGATTAGGCCGAACCAGCCAAAAGTGCAAAGCCGAACTGGTCCAAGAAGTAAACAGGTTAGGCGGAACACCCATTCAAGGCACTAGAAATACAGGAAAAGTTTTTAGGTTGTGGATGGATTTAAAATTGACGCTAACAGGCAAAGACAGAAATGCCATTCTCGATTCGTGTGAGTATGGAGAAGATGTGGCCACCAATATTTATAATACGGCAATTATTGAACGTACCAATGTTTTAACCATCATTCAGAAGAAAATGATCGGTGATCAATGTCGCATGATAACTTCCGATCACGATAAGATCAAGCAAGAGCGAGATACCGTATTGCTCGATAAATGA
- a CDS encoding lmo0937 family membrane protein produces the protein MPFANKPLRLLSGEECGYLYTFAGQIAYSSEIEIGRGGQYNPTLVWHKFYISEVLRQQLWEIYYYIIAVVLIIFWLLGFFVYSVGYLIHILLVFAIIAILVRVIRGEKAV, from the coding sequence ATGCCATTTGCAAATAAACCCTTGCGCCTCCTCAGTGGAGAAGAGTGTGGATATTTATACACGTTTGCGGGGCAAATTGCCTACAGTAGTGAAATTGAAATTGGTCGAGGCGGCCAATATAACCCTACGCTTGTCTGGCATAAATTTTACATCAGTGAAGTTCTAAGACAACAATTATGGGAAATCTATTATTACATCATTGCGGTGGTGCTTATCATTTTTTGGCTTCTGGGTTTCTTTGTCTACAGCGTAGGCTATCTCATTCATATTCTTCTAGTTTTTGCAATCATAGCGATTTTGGTTCGCGTGATAAGGGGTGAAAAAGCTGTCTGA
- a CDS encoding lysophospholipid acyltransferase family protein, producing MEKRPLRKEIKYTSLYYFIRFLIFSSNIVPRKWWIRFCGFLGRIAYTFSPQPRERAILHMGMAFAREKSMYEVVALSKEMFVMLGRNAGDILRSLKVKSLADLEKFLTTHGIENYEKAYAKGKGVMFLTSHLGAFDLQITNMALRGLKPNIVGTALKDERLNDLLWDYRNAFGAIAIERGKESIRLFKVLKSGGSIAILIDQDTKVKSRFVNFFGMPASTPIGATILAMRTGAAVVPTYIYLDENFQQQMHILPEIPLVTTGDEETDLITNTQLFTDFTEKIVRAHPSQWVWMHERWKTKAGEEMR from the coding sequence ATGGAGAAACGGCCCCTTAGAAAGGAAATAAAATATACCTCGCTGTATTACTTTATTCGCTTTTTGATTTTTTCCTCTAACATCGTTCCCCGCAAGTGGTGGATTCGATTTTGTGGATTTCTCGGACGCATCGCCTATACCTTTTCTCCGCAACCACGAGAGCGAGCCATCCTCCACATGGGCATGGCGTTTGCCAGAGAGAAGTCAATGTACGAAGTGGTAGCCTTGAGCAAAGAAATGTTTGTCATGCTCGGAAGAAATGCAGGCGACATACTGCGTTCATTAAAAGTGAAATCTCTAGCTGATTTAGAAAAATTTCTCACCACCCACGGTATTGAAAATTACGAGAAAGCTTATGCCAAAGGCAAGGGCGTTATGTTTCTTACTTCTCATTTGGGCGCATTCGATTTGCAAATCACTAACATGGCCTTGAGGGGGTTAAAGCCTAACATCGTTGGCACCGCATTAAAAGATGAACGGTTAAACGATTTGTTGTGGGATTACCGGAATGCATTTGGGGCAATCGCTATTGAGCGCGGTAAGGAAAGTATTCGGTTATTTAAGGTGCTGAAGTCGGGCGGGTCCATTGCCATCTTGATTGACCAAGACACAAAAGTGAAAAGTCGGTTTGTCAACTTTTTTGGAATGCCGGCATCCACGCCCATTGGCGCAACCATTTTAGCAATGCGAACAGGGGCAGCTGTTGTTCCAACTTATATTTATCTTGATGAAAATTTCCAGCAGCAAATGCACATCTTGCCTGAGATACCTTTAGTAACCACAGGAGACGAAGAAACCGATTTAATCACCAATACACAGTTATTCACTGATTTTACAGAGAAGATTGTTCGCGCGCACCCATCGCAATGGGTGTGGATGCATGAG
- a CDS encoding PAS domain S-box protein: MKNTIIKVLLVEDDEDDVFLAKTYLSEVRNFDFEVSSESDLARARHIMLTATHDVNLIDYRLGSENGLDLIRFIQSKGILTPCILLTGQGDLKVDIDASSYGAADYLVKSEINASTLERSIRYALSNARTIKTLDEKEKKYRSLFERSVDAIFLANHKLELKDLNDSFLNFFGYTKEEGKNLTIKSIFLQPEDFLSFKESLENTQQVKDFEVVLLTKSGDPKTCLLNCIFIPDQPAELCCYQGIIHDLTIRKQAEYDMLIAERLSVTGKIARTIAHEVRNPLTNLNLALDQLRDELPTTNPAIKLYGDIIERNSLRIEKLVDEMLTSSKPEKLHLELVNPREIVEGVIALAADRIKLNQVKLHVNHQPELPRILIDPNKIQIALLNIITNAIESMPLENGILNIRTSLVDKIITIEIKDNGKGIPAANISKLFDPFFTEKHGGMGLGLTTTKNILVSHSAQIDVKSELTKGTSFYIRFKLAE; encoded by the coding sequence ATGAAAAACACGATAATTAAAGTGCTATTGGTTGAAGACGATGAAGACGATGTTTTTTTAGCAAAAACGTATTTGTCTGAAGTTCGGAATTTCGATTTTGAGGTGTCCTCCGAATCTGATCTTGCACGCGCTAGGCATATCATGCTTACAGCTACGCATGATGTAAATCTTATCGATTATCGCTTGGGTAGCGAAAACGGTTTAGACCTTATTCGATTCATTCAAAGCAAAGGGATTCTTACCCCCTGTATTTTATTAACAGGGCAAGGCGATTTAAAAGTAGATATTGATGCAAGCAGCTACGGAGCAGCAGACTATTTGGTGAAAAGTGAAATCAATGCATCCACTTTAGAAAGAAGCATTCGCTATGCGTTAAGCAATGCCAGAACCATTAAAACACTGGATGAAAAAGAAAAGAAATACCGTTCACTTTTTGAGCGATCTGTAGATGCGATTTTTCTTGCCAATCACAAATTAGAACTAAAGGATTTGAATGACTCCTTTCTAAATTTCTTTGGCTACACAAAAGAGGAAGGCAAAAACTTAACCATCAAATCCATTTTTTTACAGCCTGAGGATTTTCTTTCTTTTAAGGAATCGTTAGAGAATACCCAACAAGTAAAGGATTTTGAAGTTGTGCTTCTTACCAAGTCAGGGGACCCCAAAACCTGCTTATTGAATTGCATCTTTATTCCTGATCAACCTGCAGAGCTCTGTTGCTACCAGGGCATCATCCATGATCTTACCATCCGCAAGCAAGCAGAATACGATATGCTGATCGCTGAACGACTTTCGGTTACAGGAAAAATAGCCAGAACCATCGCGCACGAAGTCCGTAACCCACTTACCAATTTGAATCTAGCACTCGATCAACTACGCGATGAATTGCCAACTACCAACCCTGCCATCAAGTTATATGGAGACATCATTGAGCGAAATTCTTTACGAATCGAGAAATTGGTAGACGAAATGCTTACATCTTCAAAACCGGAAAAACTTCACCTTGAATTAGTGAATCCGCGTGAAATAGTAGAAGGGGTGATTGCGCTTGCTGCCGATCGTATAAAATTGAACCAAGTAAAATTACACGTAAATCATCAGCCAGAGTTGCCCAGAATTTTGATTGACCCAAACAAAATCCAAATAGCCTTATTGAATATCATAACAAATGCCATTGAATCCATGCCTTTAGAAAATGGAATATTAAACATTCGAACGTCACTAGTGGATAAAATCATTACAATCGAAATAAAGGATAATGGCAAGGGCATTCCTGCCGCCAATATTTCCAAATTATTTGACCCTTTTTTTACTGAAAAACACGGGGGCATGGGGTTAGGCCTAACCACCACTAAAAATATTCTGGTCAGTCACAGTGCGCAGATAGATGTGAAAAGCGAGCTTACCAAAGGAACTTCTTTTTACATACGCTTTAAATTGGCAGAATAG
- a CDS encoding YtxH domain-containing protein: MNSKNLIGGLLAGAAVGVAIGMLLAPASGKETKAKLMKGSNKFADGIKDTVDESVESLKKQFNSVVDGIAKTGKENIHATRDGMKV; the protein is encoded by the coding sequence ATGAATTCTAAAAATTTAATTGGCGGACTATTGGCCGGAGCGGCTGTTGGGGTGGCTATCGGCATGCTGTTGGCGCCAGCCAGTGGTAAAGAAACAAAGGCTAAGTTGATGAAAGGATCTAACAAATTTGCTGATGGCATAAAAGATACTGTGGATGAATCAGTGGAGTCACTAAAAAAGCAATTTAATAGTGTGGTAGATGGTATTGCCAAAACAGGAAAAGAGAACATCCATGCAACACGCGATGGGATGAAGGTTTAA
- a CDS encoding sigma-54-dependent Fis family transcriptional regulator, producing the protein MQHILVVDDDKDICLVLSNFLVKSNYTVSCAYTGAEGIHLMRMNAFDLILCDFKLPDLTGIELLQKIKVLDSNVAVIIITGYADVKTAVETFRYGANDYITKPLYPDELLASIQETISKNELKHQLQQTSLNQVSESKKSSSDATVTNQFIVGKSVQSKAVQKHVELIAPSDMSVIITGETGTGKEFVAQSIHRLSKRSSFTFLAIDCGALPKELAGSELFGHLKGSFTGAIADKPGSLEMANGGTIFLDEIGNLSYENQVKLLRVIQERKIKRIGANKDTAIDVRIIAATNENLTQSVKEGSFREDLYHRLNEFKIQLSPLRERQDDILFYADFFLQKANHSLAKKIVGFSEPVKDFLSHYYWHGNLRELNNVIRRAVLLTSGEMIERESLPPEIVLENAANGHAELSQDNVGLLKSIAWTAERQAILNMLEKVNYNKSKASELLNIDRKTLYNKLKLYNISD; encoded by the coding sequence ATGCAGCATATTTTAGTGGTGGATGACGACAAAGACATTTGTCTGGTGTTGTCAAATTTTTTGGTGAAAAGCAATTACACTGTTTCGTGCGCCTATACCGGAGCAGAAGGCATTCATCTGATGCGCATGAATGCGTTTGATCTTATACTCTGTGACTTTAAGCTGCCCGATCTTACGGGCATTGAATTATTGCAAAAAATCAAGGTGCTGGATTCAAACGTAGCCGTTATCATTATTACGGGTTATGCAGATGTGAAAACTGCGGTAGAAACGTTTCGCTATGGTGCCAATGACTACATCACCAAACCGTTGTATCCCGATGAACTACTGGCCAGCATACAAGAAACCATTTCTAAAAATGAACTAAAACATCAACTACAACAAACTTCGCTTAATCAAGTTTCAGAAAGTAAAAAGTCTTCTAGTGACGCTACTGTCACCAATCAATTCATAGTGGGCAAAAGCGTGCAATCCAAAGCAGTACAAAAGCATGTTGAATTGATAGCACCATCTGATATGTCAGTGATTATAACTGGTGAAACAGGTACCGGAAAAGAATTTGTGGCGCAATCTATTCATCGCCTTAGTAAGCGATCAAGTTTTACTTTTTTGGCAATTGATTGCGGGGCCCTTCCAAAAGAGCTTGCCGGAAGCGAATTATTCGGCCACTTGAAGGGTTCGTTTACCGGAGCAATAGCTGACAAACCAGGCAGTTTGGAAATGGCCAATGGAGGAACTATCTTTTTAGATGAGATCGGCAATTTATCATACGAGAATCAAGTAAAGTTACTTCGCGTTATACAAGAACGAAAAATAAAACGCATTGGAGCAAACAAAGATACTGCAATTGACGTGCGCATCATTGCTGCCACAAACGAAAATCTTACCCAATCTGTAAAAGAGGGAAGTTTTCGAGAAGATCTGTATCACCGTTTAAACGAGTTCAAGATTCAATTGAGCCCTTTGCGTGAGCGCCAAGATGATATTTTGTTTTATGCTGATTTCTTTTTACAGAAAGCCAATCACTCACTTGCCAAAAAAATTGTTGGTTTTTCCGAACCAGTAAAGGATTTTCTCTCACACTACTATTGGCACGGAAATTTGCGCGAATTGAATAATGTAATTAGGCGAGCCGTATTGTTAACGAGTGGGGAAATGATAGAGCGGGAAAGCCTACCACCTGAAATCGTGCTCGAAAATGCTGCCAATGGACATGCTGAGTTGTCACAAGATAATGTGGGACTATTGAAATCCATAGCATGGACGGCCGAGCGGCAAGCGATATTAAACATGTTAGAGAAAGTAAACTACAATAAATCCAAAGCATCCGAGCTTTTAAATATCGACCGCAAAACCTTGTACAATAAACTAAAGCTTTATAATATCTCTGATTAA